The Ensifer adhaerens genome contains a region encoding:
- a CDS encoding S24 family peptidase yields MLSHGTIWHAIDTLAERHQLSPSGLARRAGLDPTSFNKSKRRSADGRERWPSTESIAKVLGATGATMDQFTSLLQPEGVPAPSEPVAAATIPLIGFAQAGAGGYFDDGGFPAGQGWDVIDFPTDAEKRSGTYALGVQGDSMLPLYRDGDILIVDPSAPIRRGDRVVVKTQEGEVMAKVLTRQTPRVIELLSLNPEHPNRSFETSQIEWIARIIWASQ; encoded by the coding sequence ATGTTGTCTCACGGCACGATCTGGCACGCTATCGACACCCTGGCCGAGCGCCACCAGCTCTCGCCGTCCGGCCTCGCGCGCCGTGCCGGCCTCGACCCGACCTCCTTCAACAAATCCAAACGTCGCTCCGCCGACGGGCGCGAGCGCTGGCCCTCGACAGAATCGATCGCCAAGGTGCTGGGGGCGACGGGCGCCACCATGGACCAGTTCACCAGCCTACTGCAGCCGGAGGGGGTCCCAGCGCCTTCCGAGCCGGTGGCCGCTGCCACGATCCCGCTGATCGGCTTTGCCCAGGCGGGTGCCGGCGGCTACTTCGACGATGGCGGCTTTCCCGCCGGTCAGGGCTGGGACGTCATCGACTTTCCGACGGATGCGGAAAAGCGCAGCGGCACCTATGCGCTCGGGGTCCAGGGAGACAGCATGCTGCCGCTCTACCGCGACGGCGACATCCTGATCGTCGACCCCAGCGCGCCGATCCGGCGTGGCGATCGGGTTGTGGTGAAGACGCAGGAGGGCGAGGTCATGGCAAAGGTGCTCACGCGCCAGACGCCGCGTGTGATCGAACTTCTATCGCTCAATCCCGAGCATCCGAACCGGAGCTTCGAGACCAGCCAGATCGAATGGATCGCCCGAATTATCTGGGCCAGCCAATAG
- a CDS encoding calcium:proton antiporter, producing the protein MRMKAERLLIVAMLAAVAGLALEDRLLEMGRLATLLGAAGLVVAIVLASLRVSHHAEVLASKVGDPYGTMILTLSAVLVEVVVLAIMMTSETSPTLVRDTIYAAVMLDINGILGLAALLGGLKHGEQPYNDDSARTYSVMILTAMGISMIVPEFVPAAKWHLYSAFTIGAMITLYALFLRMQVGVHSYFFSYSYPKAKGEGSAREGGPDQPVLPSIVILILGIVLIGVLAEVMSSLLTSGLKGSGAPPAVTAIVVAAISASPEIMTAMRAALANRMQAVVNIALGASLSTVILTVPVMEAIALYTGQPFLMAMSPVQTVMVTITLIVAAINLNDGQTNAIEGMTHFVLFATFVMLSAIGL; encoded by the coding sequence ATGCGCATGAAAGCGGAACGCCTGCTGATCGTCGCCATGCTTGCCGCGGTCGCCGGGCTTGCGCTCGAAGATCGCCTGCTTGAGATGGGGCGCCTCGCAACGCTTCTCGGTGCCGCCGGTCTGGTGGTTGCGATCGTGCTTGCATCGCTGCGGGTGTCGCATCACGCCGAGGTTCTGGCATCCAAGGTCGGCGATCCCTATGGCACGATGATCCTCACGCTCTCGGCGGTGCTCGTCGAAGTCGTCGTTCTGGCGATCATGATGACCAGCGAGACCTCGCCGACGCTGGTGCGCGACACGATCTATGCGGCCGTCATGCTCGACATCAACGGCATCCTGGGCCTTGCAGCCCTTCTCGGAGGTCTGAAGCACGGCGAACAGCCCTATAATGACGATTCCGCCCGCACCTACAGCGTGATGATCCTGACGGCGATGGGGATTTCTATGATCGTGCCGGAATTCGTGCCGGCGGCGAAATGGCATCTCTACTCGGCCTTCACCATCGGCGCGATGATCACGCTCTACGCCCTGTTCCTGCGCATGCAGGTGGGCGTGCACAGCTACTTCTTCAGCTACAGCTATCCGAAGGCGAAGGGCGAGGGGAGCGCGAGAGAGGGCGGCCCCGACCAGCCGGTGTTGCCGTCGATCGTGATCCTGATCCTCGGCATCGTGCTGATCGGTGTGCTGGCGGAAGTGATGTCGTCGCTGCTGACATCGGGCTTGAAAGGGAGCGGTGCACCGCCGGCTGTCACGGCCATCGTCGTCGCGGCGATTTCCGCCTCTCCGGAGATCATGACCGCCATGCGCGCCGCTCTCGCAAATCGCATGCAGGCGGTCGTCAATATCGCGCTCGGCGCTTCGCTTTCGACCGTCATCCTGACGGTGCCGGTGATGGAGGCGATCGCGCTCTATACCGGCCAGCCGTTCCTGATGGCGATGTCGCCGGTGCAGACGGTGATGGTGACGATCACGCTGATCGTTGCCGCGATCAACCTCAATGACGGCCAGACCAACGCCATCGAGGGCATGACGCATTTCGTGCTGTTTGCCACCTTCGTCATGCTCTCGGCGATCGGGCTCTGA
- a CDS encoding winged helix-turn-helix transcriptional regulator yields MKDDMRSGCPINLSLEVFGDKWSLLIIRDMIFGGKRHFRELLRSQEGISSNILADRLKMLVEQGMLTKRDDPTHKQKAIYSLTEMTIALVPIMAQLGTWGRRYLPVSEELSIRAELMENGGPALWDRFMDELRHDHLGMPLDGPPRVRATLQAAYEEVVARKAQEKATA; encoded by the coding sequence ATGAAGGACGACATGCGCTCGGGTTGCCCGATCAATCTTTCGCTCGAAGTGTTCGGCGACAAATGGAGCCTGCTGATCATTCGCGACATGATCTTCGGCGGCAAACGGCACTTCCGGGAGCTGCTGCGATCGCAGGAGGGTATCTCATCGAATATCCTTGCGGATCGGCTGAAGATGCTGGTCGAACAGGGAATGCTGACGAAGCGCGACGACCCCACGCACAAGCAGAAGGCGATCTACAGCCTGACGGAAATGACGATTGCACTCGTGCCGATCATGGCCCAGCTCGGTACCTGGGGACGGCGCTACCTGCCGGTCAGCGAAGAGCTCAGCATTCGCGCCGAACTCATGGAGAACGGCGGCCCTGCGCTCTGGGATCGCTTCATGGACGAGCTGCGGCACGACCATCTGGGGATGCCGCTCGATGGCCCGCCGCGGGTGCGCGCCACGCTCCAGGCCGCCTATGAAGAGGTGGTCGCCAGGAAGGCGCAGGAAAAGGCGACGGCCTGA
- a CDS encoding SRPBCC family protein produces the protein MTDRSVEHSSFTIERSFKATPVEVFRAFSEPAAKERWFVNVEAGAQITHDFRVGGRESGRFSVDDGTTYYDDTVYLDIVENRRIIFAYTMTQNDRRISASVATVDIQPAGTGTRLVFTEQVAFLDGLDKLEYRRGGWEELMGALAKELGEAVAA, from the coding sequence ATGACTGACAGATCCGTGGAACATTCGAGCTTCACCATTGAACGCAGCTTCAAGGCGACACCGGTTGAGGTGTTCAGGGCGTTCTCGGAGCCAGCCGCAAAGGAGCGCTGGTTCGTCAACGTCGAAGCCGGGGCGCAGATCACCCACGACTTCCGCGTCGGCGGCCGCGAAAGCGGTCGCTTCAGCGTGGACGACGGGACGACCTATTACGACGATACCGTCTATCTCGATATCGTCGAGAACCGCCGGATCATCTTTGCCTATACGATGACGCAGAACGACAGGCGGATTTCTGCCTCCGTCGCCACGGTCGATATCCAGCCTGCGGGCACCGGCACGCGCCTCGTCTTTACCGAACAGGTGGCCTTCCTCGACGGGCTCGACAAGCTCGAGTACCGCCGCGGAGGCTGGGAAGAGTTGATGGGGGCGTTGGCCAAGGAACTCGGCGAGGCGGTTGCTGCCTGA
- a CDS encoding LysE family translocator, which produces MQPLAFALAALVLLATPGPTNTLLWLSGASAGFRRSLPLLTGELGGYLAVIIPAVALLAPFLAAHPNLGLALRLIAACWVLYLAYALWTTDAERSEGVVISIRQVFVTTLLNPKALIVALVLLPQTGLAAVWPWIAGFSLLVIAAGSTWIGAGALLVQMSKGLSASHLPRRIAAVCLTLFSVGIAGSAIAAMH; this is translated from the coding sequence ATGCAGCCGCTCGCCTTTGCCCTTGCCGCCCTCGTCCTGCTCGCGACGCCCGGTCCGACGAATACGCTGCTTTGGCTCTCCGGCGCATCGGCCGGGTTTCGCCGGTCGCTGCCGCTTTTGACCGGCGAACTCGGCGGCTATCTCGCGGTGATCATTCCCGCCGTCGCGTTGCTCGCACCGTTCCTTGCCGCCCATCCGAACCTCGGCCTGGCGCTGAGGCTCATTGCCGCCTGCTGGGTTCTCTACCTCGCCTATGCGCTCTGGACGACCGATGCCGAGCGCAGCGAAGGTGTCGTCATCTCCATCCGACAAGTCTTCGTCACGACGCTGCTCAATCCGAAAGCCCTGATCGTCGCCCTGGTGCTGTTGCCGCAGACAGGACTGGCAGCCGTCTGGCCCTGGATCGCCGGCTTCTCCCTGCTGGTCATCGCCGCCGGGTCGACCTGGATCGGGGCCGGCGCCCTGCTGGTGCAGATGTCCAAGGGTCTTTCGGCTTCGCACCTGCCGCGCCGGATCGCCGCCGTCTGCCTCACGCTCTTCTCCGTCGGCATCGCCGGCAGCGCGATCGCCGCCATGCACTAG
- a CDS encoding DMT family transporter translates to MNKTVLSGIVMTTFSYFLFSLQDASVKWLVVGYSVWQILFTRSITILLLCLVIGRGKLVRSAISSPVIKPLFVRNLLLLAAWLSYFNAARDLGLAEMTTLYYAAPIIVTLLAVPILKEDVPPIRWFAVFIGFVGVLIACDPLGTGMKLSLPVFLALIAAVFWAIGTVMLRKTALQETTLVQMTISNVFFIGMTGLAVGFFWTPPALFDVALMAGTGVIAGIAQYALFEGMRRAPISVIAPFEYTSLVWAFGLGFLIWGDVPAMNVFAGAGLIFAAGLLIIVGERLAHRRAGAAA, encoded by the coding sequence ATGAACAAGACCGTCCTGTCAGGCATCGTCATGACGACGTTTTCCTATTTCCTGTTTTCGCTGCAGGATGCGTCGGTCAAATGGCTGGTCGTCGGCTACTCGGTCTGGCAGATCCTGTTTACCCGCAGCATCACCATTCTCTTGCTCTGCCTTGTGATCGGTCGCGGCAAGCTGGTGCGCAGCGCCATCTCGTCGCCGGTGATCAAACCGCTCTTCGTGCGCAATCTTTTGCTGCTCGCTGCCTGGCTTTCCTATTTCAACGCGGCGCGCGACCTCGGCCTGGCGGAGATGACCACCCTTTACTACGCCGCGCCAATCATCGTGACGCTGCTTGCTGTACCGATCCTGAAGGAGGACGTGCCGCCGATCCGCTGGTTCGCTGTGTTCATCGGCTTCGTTGGCGTGCTCATCGCCTGCGATCCGCTCGGCACCGGCATGAAACTGTCGCTGCCGGTTTTCCTGGCGCTTATCGCCGCCGTCTTCTGGGCGATCGGCACTGTCATGCTGCGCAAGACGGCACTTCAGGAAACGACCCTGGTGCAGATGACGATCTCCAACGTCTTTTTCATCGGCATGACCGGGCTTGCCGTCGGCTTTTTCTGGACGCCGCCTGCGCTCTTCGACGTCGCGCTGATGGCCGGAACCGGCGTCATCGCCGGCATCGCCCAGTACGCGTTGTTCGAGGGTATGCGCCGGGCACCGATCTCGGTGATCGCGCCGTTCGAATATACCTCGCTCGTCTGGGCCTTCGGACTCGGCTTCCTGATCTGGGGCGACGTTCCGGCCATGAACGTCTTTGCCGGCGCCGGGCTGATCTTTGCGGCCGGCCTGCTGATCATCGTCGGCGAACGACTGGCGCATCGGCGCGCCGGTGCCGCCGCTTAG
- a CDS encoding methyltransferase domain-containing protein encodes MSEPDLYLLGRAGPEEERLKRQIANLAPDSDQQLERVGIRPGERVVDLGCGPGGVLHLLGKRVGPNGSVLGIERDPNFVELARRFVAGHALPQVDVREGDAYATGLPRRSFDGAHMRLVLVNVPRPELIVLEMVSLVRPGGWIASFEADFLGHICDPPLAAWDRLLAAYVAYSAARGIDLNIGRRLHRLFRNAGIEAISVDAVEHVYPPGHDRRPILRDFIDNVRGGLVAEGFIGQAELDADLEALDQHLADPNVLVTSHMFFRLTGRVPEALVIKA; translated from the coding sequence ATGAGCGAGCCTGATCTCTATCTTCTTGGGCGCGCCGGGCCCGAAGAAGAACGCCTGAAACGACAGATTGCCAATCTCGCCCCTGATTCCGACCAGCAGCTCGAACGGGTCGGAATCCGGCCGGGCGAACGCGTCGTCGATCTTGGCTGCGGCCCCGGTGGGGTTCTGCACCTACTTGGCAAACGCGTCGGGCCAAACGGATCGGTGCTCGGCATCGAACGCGATCCGAATTTTGTCGAACTCGCCCGCCGTTTCGTTGCCGGCCATGCGCTCCCCCAGGTGGATGTGCGCGAGGGCGATGCCTATGCGACAGGCCTGCCGCGCCGTTCCTTCGACGGCGCTCATATGCGGCTGGTGCTCGTCAACGTGCCGCGGCCAGAGCTGATCGTGCTCGAAATGGTGTCATTGGTACGGCCGGGTGGCTGGATCGCGAGCTTCGAGGCCGATTTCCTCGGACATATCTGCGATCCGCCGCTTGCCGCCTGGGACCGGCTGCTTGCCGCCTATGTCGCCTATTCCGCCGCCAGAGGCATCGACCTCAATATCGGTCGCCGGCTGCATCGTCTGTTCCGGAACGCCGGTATCGAGGCGATATCCGTCGACGCGGTCGAGCATGTCTATCCGCCGGGTCACGACCGCCGGCCGATCCTTCGGGATTTCATCGACAATGTCCGCGGCGGGCTTGTCGCCGAAGGCTTCATCGGCCAGGCCGAACTCGATGCCGATCTGGAAGCACTCGACCAGCATCTTGCCGACCCAAACGTGCTCGTGACCTCACACATGTTCTTCAGGCTGACCGGCCGTGTTCCCGAGGCGCTCGTCATCAAAGCATGA
- a CDS encoding GNAT family N-acetyltransferase, with protein MTKAALRPAVPDDEPYLRWLEEACMRNYAIALWGSWRPRLADALILGEYRIIAVGHEDVGCVSVTRREDHFWVNKLYVAPGHQKCGYGAIALRQVLGEARAIGLPVQLSVLTTNPAVAFYRREGLVIYEETPERRFMTSGVR; from the coding sequence ATGACCAAAGCCGCCCTCCGCCCCGCCGTCCCCGACGACGAACCCTATCTGCGCTGGCTGGAAGAAGCCTGTATGCGCAACTATGCGATCGCGCTTTGGGGCAGCTGGCGGCCTCGGCTGGCGGATGCACTCATCCTCGGCGAGTATCGCATCATCGCCGTGGGGCACGAGGATGTCGGCTGCGTATCGGTCACGCGGCGCGAGGACCATTTCTGGGTGAACAAGCTTTACGTCGCGCCCGGTCACCAGAAGTGCGGCTACGGTGCGATCGCGCTTCGCCAAGTGCTCGGTGAAGCAAGGGCGATCGGCCTGCCCGTGCAGCTCAGCGTGCTGACGACCAATCCGGCGGTGGCGTTCTACCGCCGCGAAGGTCTTGTGATCTATGAAGAAACTCCCGAGCGACGTTTCATGACGTCCGGCGTGCGTTAA
- a CDS encoding FAD-dependent oxidoreductase has translation MTNYTNFKIETDADGIALVTWDMPEKSMNVFTQEVMEELNAIVDQTTADAAVKGVVFTSGKSSFSGGADLSMIKSMFTFQQEEKKKDPDNAAQKLFDLVGRMTGLFRKLETSGKPWVSAINGTCMGGAFELSLACHGRVASNSKSVKIALPEVKVGIFPGAGGTQRVPRLTNAQDALQMMTTGSSLTAARAKALGLVHEVVDADKLVDAAKAMIKNGLKPVQPWDEKGYKVPGGGIWTPASAQLWPAASGILRRETYGNYPGAVAILKCVYEGLQVPFDTALKIEQRYFTEILQTTEAFSMIRSLFVSMQELGKGARRPAGVPKSEFKHVGVVGAGFMGASIAYVTAAAGIAVTLIDRDMEAAEKGKAHSEGLVKDSIGKGRLTKEEGEALLARITPSADYNDLKTAGLVVEAVFEDRQVKKDVIEKVEAVIAEDAIFASNTSTLPITGLAKNSKRPGQFIGVHFFSPVEKMMLTEVILGKESGDRALAVALDYVAAIKKTPIVVNDTRGFYVNRCVFRYIHEAYDMLIEGVPPAMIENAAKMAGMPVGPLSLNDEVAIDLSQKILKATVADLGEKAVDPKHLALINKMVDDLDRRGRKNGKGFYEYPAKPAKKYLWPELKTLYPQKNADKIDVEVLKQRFLATIALEAARTMEEGIVTDPREADVGSILGFGFAPYTGGTLSYIDGMGVKAFVTMCETLAKDYGNHFKPTALLKEMAERGETFYGRFDPYGEKKQAA, from the coding sequence ATGACGAATTACACCAATTTCAAGATCGAGACCGACGCTGACGGCATCGCGCTCGTCACCTGGGACATGCCTGAGAAGTCGATGAACGTCTTCACTCAGGAGGTGATGGAAGAGCTCAACGCCATCGTCGACCAGACCACGGCCGACGCAGCGGTCAAGGGCGTCGTCTTTACGTCCGGCAAGTCGAGCTTCTCCGGCGGCGCCGACCTTTCCATGATCAAGTCGATGTTCACCTTCCAGCAGGAAGAAAAGAAGAAGGATCCGGATAACGCCGCCCAGAAGCTCTTCGACCTCGTTGGCCGCATGACCGGGCTCTTCCGCAAGCTCGAAACCTCGGGCAAGCCATGGGTATCGGCGATCAACGGCACCTGCATGGGCGGCGCCTTCGAGCTTTCGCTCGCCTGCCACGGCCGTGTCGCGTCGAATTCCAAGTCGGTCAAGATCGCGCTGCCGGAAGTCAAGGTCGGCATTTTCCCGGGCGCCGGCGGCACCCAGCGCGTGCCGCGCCTGACCAATGCGCAGGATGCGCTGCAGATGATGACGACAGGCTCGTCGCTGACGGCAGCCCGCGCCAAGGCGCTTGGCCTGGTGCATGAAGTCGTCGATGCCGACAAGCTGGTCGACGCGGCCAAGGCGATGATCAAGAACGGCCTGAAGCCGGTCCAGCCGTGGGACGAAAAGGGCTACAAGGTTCCAGGCGGCGGCATCTGGACGCCGGCTTCGGCCCAGCTCTGGCCGGCCGCTTCCGGCATCCTGCGCCGCGAGACCTACGGCAACTATCCGGGCGCCGTCGCGATCCTGAAGTGCGTCTATGAAGGCCTGCAGGTACCGTTCGACACGGCGCTCAAGATCGAGCAGCGCTACTTCACCGAGATCCTTCAAACGACCGAAGCCTTCTCGATGATCCGCTCGCTGTTCGTCTCGATGCAGGAACTCGGCAAGGGCGCCCGTCGTCCGGCCGGCGTGCCGAAGTCCGAATTCAAGCATGTCGGCGTCGTCGGCGCCGGCTTCATGGGCGCCTCGATCGCCTATGTGACGGCTGCTGCCGGCATTGCGGTGACGCTGATCGACCGCGACATGGAAGCGGCCGAAAAGGGCAAGGCGCATTCGGAAGGCCTGGTCAAGGATTCGATCGGCAAGGGCCGCCTGACCAAGGAAGAGGGCGAGGCGCTGCTTGCCCGTATCACCCCTTCGGCCGACTACAATGACCTGAAGACCGCCGGCCTCGTCGTCGAAGCGGTGTTCGAGGATCGCCAGGTCAAGAAGGACGTGATCGAGAAGGTGGAAGCGGTGATTGCCGAAGACGCGATCTTTGCCTCCAACACCTCGACGCTGCCGATCACCGGTCTTGCCAAGAACTCCAAGCGCCCGGGCCAGTTCATCGGCGTCCACTTCTTCTCACCAGTCGAGAAGATGATGCTGACGGAAGTGATCCTCGGTAAGGAGAGCGGCGACAGGGCGCTCGCCGTGGCACTCGACTATGTCGCGGCGATCAAGAAGACGCCGATCGTCGTCAACGACACCCGCGGCTTCTACGTCAACCGTTGCGTCTTCCGCTACATCCACGAAGCCTATGACATGCTGATCGAAGGCGTACCGCCGGCGATGATCGAAAATGCCGCCAAGATGGCCGGCATGCCGGTCGGCCCGCTGTCGCTCAACGACGAAGTGGCGATCGACCTCAGCCAGAAGATCCTCAAGGCCACCGTCGCCGACCTCGGCGAAAAGGCCGTCGATCCCAAGCACCTGGCGCTGATCAACAAGATGGTCGACGATCTCGACCGTCGCGGTCGCAAGAACGGCAAGGGCTTCTACGAGTATCCGGCCAAGCCCGCCAAGAAGTATCTGTGGCCGGAGCTGAAAACCCTCTATCCGCAGAAGAACGCCGACAAGATCGATGTTGAGGTGCTGAAGCAGCGGTTCCTGGCGACGATCGCGCTCGAAGCGGCCCGCACCATGGAAGAAGGCATCGTCACCGATCCGCGCGAAGCAGACGTCGGCTCGATCCTCGGTTTCGGCTTTGCTCCCTACACCGGCGGCACGCTCTCCTACATCGACGGCATGGGCGTGAAGGCCTTCGTCACGATGTGCGAGACGCTCGCCAAGGATTATGGCAACCACTTCAAGCCGACGGCACTCCTCAAGGAAATGGCCGAACGCGGCGAGACCTTCTACGGCCGCTTCGACCCCTACGGCGAGAAGAAACAGGCGGCGTAA
- a CDS encoding YbaY family lipoprotein — protein sequence MDVMRRTLVGVMGLGLLAAAGCVSDEEEGGDSFTLTGAISNVASGPVPAGTVTIRLEEQGVMDVAAKLIAETSVVSDGKATRVPFVLQVPKPELDKAVDAGFTIRVERDGRLIATNTSKQRYSGGSNVSLQIEPILY from the coding sequence ATGGACGTGATGCGCCGCACCCTTGTCGGAGTGATGGGCCTGGGGCTGCTTGCAGCCGCGGGCTGCGTCTCCGACGAGGAGGAAGGCGGCGACAGCTTCACGCTCACCGGTGCGATCTCCAATGTCGCGAGCGGCCCGGTTCCGGCCGGCACCGTCACGATCCGGCTCGAAGAGCAGGGCGTGATGGACGTGGCCGCCAAACTGATCGCCGAGACTTCGGTCGTCAGCGACGGCAAGGCCACCCGCGTGCCCTTCGTGCTGCAGGTGCCGAAGCCCGAACTCGACAAGGCTGTCGACGCGGGCTTCACCATTCGCGTCGAGCGCGACGGCCGGCTGATCGCCACCAACACCAGCAAGCAACGTTACAGCGGCGGATCGAACGTCTCGCTGCAGATCGAACCCATTCTCTACTGA
- a CDS encoding acetyl-CoA C-acetyltransferase produces the protein MTKVFVYDHVRTPRGRGKKDGSLHEVPSVRLAAKMLEAVRDRNDLDTSTVDDIIMGCVDPVMDAGAVIPKAAAFEAGYSTRAPGMQISRFCASGLDAVNFGAAKIAQGADDIVIAGGVESMSRVGLGMSGGAWFMDPSVNLPAFFMPQGVSADLIATKYGFSRDDVDAYAVESQKRAAHAWEQGYFKKSVVPFKDQNGLTILDRDEHMRPGTDMQALASLNPSFQMPGEMGGFEAVGIQAHPEIEKINYVHHAGNSSGIVDGAAAVLLGSKAGGESMGLKPRARIRAFANIGSDPALMLTGPVDVTEKLLKRADMKLSDIDLFELNEAFAAVVLRYMQAFDIPHDKINVNGGAIAMGHPLGATGAMILGTVLDELERRDLNTALVTLCIGAGMGTATIIERV, from the coding sequence ATGACGAAAGTCTTCGTTTACGACCACGTGCGCACACCGCGCGGCCGTGGCAAGAAGGACGGATCGCTGCACGAAGTGCCGTCTGTTCGCCTGGCAGCCAAGATGCTGGAAGCGGTGCGTGACCGCAACGACCTCGACACCTCGACCGTGGACGACATCATCATGGGTTGCGTCGATCCTGTGATGGACGCAGGCGCGGTGATCCCGAAAGCTGCCGCCTTCGAAGCCGGTTATTCGACCCGTGCGCCTGGCATGCAGATTTCACGCTTCTGCGCCTCCGGCCTCGACGCCGTCAACTTTGGCGCAGCCAAGATCGCCCAAGGCGCCGACGACATCGTGATTGCCGGCGGCGTTGAATCGATGTCGCGCGTCGGCCTCGGCATGTCGGGCGGCGCCTGGTTCATGGACCCCTCGGTCAACTTGCCGGCCTTCTTCATGCCGCAGGGCGTTTCGGCCGACCTGATCGCCACCAAGTACGGTTTTAGCCGCGACGACGTCGACGCCTATGCGGTCGAAAGCCAGAAGCGTGCGGCGCACGCCTGGGAACAGGGCTACTTCAAGAAGTCCGTCGTGCCCTTCAAGGACCAGAACGGCCTGACCATCCTCGACCGCGACGAGCACATGCGTCCGGGCACCGACATGCAGGCGCTCGCTTCGCTCAACCCGTCCTTCCAGATGCCGGGCGAAATGGGCGGCTTCGAAGCCGTCGGCATCCAGGCGCATCCTGAAATTGAGAAGATCAACTACGTGCACCACGCCGGCAACTCTTCGGGCATCGTCGATGGCGCTGCTGCCGTGTTGCTCGGCTCCAAGGCCGGCGGCGAAAGCATGGGCCTGAAGCCCCGCGCCCGCATCCGCGCCTTCGCCAACATCGGCTCCGACCCGGCACTGATGCTGACCGGCCCGGTCGACGTCACCGAAAAGCTTCTGAAGCGCGCCGACATGAAGCTGTCGGACATCGACCTCTTCGAGCTCAACGAAGCCTTCGCGGCCGTCGTGCTGCGCTACATGCAGGCCTTCGACATCCCGCACGACAAGATCAACGTCAACGGCGGCGCGATCGCCATGGGCCATCCGCTCGGCGCAACCGGCGCGATGATCCTCGGCACCGTGCTCGACGAACTGGAGCGCCGCGATCTCAACACCGCGCTCGTCACGCTCTGCATCGGCGCCGGCATGGGCACGGCCACGATCATCGAAAGGGTCTGA